One Kineococcus aurantiacus genomic window carries:
- a CDS encoding GDSL-type esterase/lipase family protein, whose translation MDVRGPGVDLPLTEQYVHGAVELETTARGVLPHRLPAWARRQFPDPQLLTAEAQPSGVRVVFRGTVSAVELRVEATRQSYPGVPPRPPGVYDLRVDGELVGLTTADEGRVVFTGVPARDQLVEVWLPQHERTELLSCRVEGSARPVVDERPVWVHHGSSLSQGSGAASPSTTWVALAAPHLQLRNLGLGGGALLDASTARAVRDLPADVVSLELGINVVNADAMRLRAFTPAVHGFLDTVREGHPATPLLVVTPLHCALHEDTPGPGAFDLDALARGEVRFTATGTPEPGRLTLSSLRAELERVVRQRQADDPHLHLVDGLELFGAADEAAHPLPDALHLDAVSHRLVAERFAPHLRRALPGPPGR comes from the coding sequence CTGGACGTGAGGGGCCCGGGCGTGGACCTGCCGCTGACCGAGCAGTACGTGCACGGCGCCGTCGAGCTGGAGACGACGGCCCGCGGGGTCCTGCCGCACCGCCTGCCCGCGTGGGCGCGCCGGCAGTTCCCCGACCCCCAGCTCCTGACGGCCGAGGCGCAGCCCTCGGGGGTCCGGGTCGTGTTCCGCGGGACGGTGAGCGCCGTGGAGCTGCGCGTCGAGGCGACCCGCCAGAGCTACCCGGGCGTCCCGCCGCGGCCGCCGGGCGTCTACGACCTGCGCGTCGACGGCGAGCTCGTCGGCCTCACGACGGCCGACGAGGGCCGGGTCGTCTTCACGGGCGTGCCGGCGCGCGACCAGCTCGTGGAGGTCTGGCTGCCGCAGCACGAGAGGACGGAACTGCTGTCCTGCCGCGTCGAGGGTTCGGCCCGCCCCGTGGTGGACGAGCGGCCGGTGTGGGTGCACCACGGCAGCTCCCTGTCCCAGGGCTCCGGCGCGGCCAGCCCCAGCACGACGTGGGTCGCCCTCGCCGCCCCGCACCTGCAGCTGCGCAACCTCGGCCTGGGCGGCGGCGCGCTGCTCGACGCCTCGACCGCGCGCGCCGTCCGCGACCTGCCGGCCGACGTCGTCAGCCTGGAGCTGGGGATCAACGTCGTCAACGCGGACGCCATGCGGCTGCGGGCCTTCACCCCCGCGGTCCACGGGTTCCTCGACACCGTGCGCGAGGGGCACCCGGCGACGCCGCTGCTGGTCGTCACGCCGCTGCACTGCGCCCTGCACGAGGACACCCCCGGGCCGGGGGCGTTCGACCTGGACGCGCTGGCCCGCGGCGAGGTGCGGTTCACGGCCACGGGGACGCCCGAGCCGGGCCGCCTCACGCTGTCCTCGCTGCGCGCGGAGCTGGAACGGGTCGTGCGCCAGCGCCAGGCCGACGACCCGCACCTGCACCTGGTCGACGGCCTGGAGCTGTTCGGCGCGGCGGACGAGGCGGCGCACCCGCTGCCGGACGCCCTGCACCTCGACGCGGTCTCGCACCGCCTGGTCGCCGAGCGCTTCGCCCCGCACCTGCGCCGCGCCCTGCCGGGTCCGCCCGGCCGGTGA
- a CDS encoding aldo/keto reductase, which translates to MTYTTPWVHRFGLGLAAAGRPAYLTLGRGDDLASSRSVEEMEARCHQLLDLAWERGVRYVDVARSYGHAERFLGTWLAAHPGRRDQLTIGSKWGYEYVGDWSLDAAVHERKDHSLAMFERQWPQTLDALGGPPDVYLVHSITPDSPALDDGPLLAALAGLAATGVRVGLSTSGPAQGAVLERALGTGAPFSAVQATWNLLERSVGPVLAQAHDEGWLVVVKEGVANGRLTARGADPAVAALARVDGQGVDAFALGAVLAQPFVDVVLSGAVTTGQLEQNLAARPPAVVPDGAAEPPERYWATRATLPWT; encoded by the coding sequence GTGACCTACACCACTCCCTGGGTGCACCGGTTCGGTCTGGGGCTGGCCGCCGCCGGCCGGCCCGCGTACCTCACGCTGGGCCGCGGTGACGACCTCGCCTCCTCACGGTCCGTGGAGGAGATGGAAGCCCGCTGTCACCAGTTGCTCGACCTGGCCTGGGAGCGCGGGGTCCGGTACGTCGACGTCGCCCGCTCCTACGGCCACGCCGAGCGGTTCCTCGGCACCTGGCTCGCCGCCCACCCCGGGCGGCGCGACCAGCTCACCATCGGCTCCAAGTGGGGCTACGAGTACGTCGGCGACTGGTCCCTGGACGCCGCCGTCCACGAGCGCAAGGACCACTCCCTGGCCATGTTCGAGCGGCAGTGGCCCCAGACGCTCGACGCCCTCGGCGGCCCCCCGGACGTCTACCTCGTCCACTCCATCACCCCCGACAGCCCCGCCCTGGACGACGGGCCGCTGCTCGCGGCGCTGGCCGGTCTCGCCGCCACCGGCGTTCGGGTCGGCCTCTCGACGAGCGGGCCCGCGCAGGGAGCCGTCCTGGAACGCGCGCTGGGTACCGGCGCGCCGTTCAGCGCCGTGCAGGCCACGTGGAACCTGCTGGAACGCTCCGTCGGCCCGGTGCTGGCGCAGGCCCACGACGAGGGCTGGCTCGTCGTGGTGAAGGAGGGCGTCGCCAACGGCCGCCTCACCGCCCGCGGCGCGGACCCGGCCGTCGCGGCGCTCGCGCGGGTCGACGGGCAGGGCGTCGACGCCTTCGCGCTCGGCGCGGTCCTGGCCCAGCCCTTCGTCGACGTGGTCCTCAGCGGCGCGGTGACGACCGGGCAGCTGGAGCAGAACCTCGCCGCCCGGCCCCCCGCGGTCGTGCCCGACGGGGCCGCCGAGCCGCCCGAGCGGTACTGGGCCACCCGCGCCACCCTGCCCTGGACGTGA
- a CDS encoding glucose-6-phosphate dehydrogenase, with amino-acid sequence MNNALGATTSAGPTVFVVYGASGDLAKRLVMPGFAALAAAGLLPDQWVLIGSGRRATPVEQYREHVRDGLQEFARGKNGVTDEVIESILPGLRFAGGGFTAEDPGELLDAIAAAKDEIGSDAQVVHYLALPPTTFVDYTRAIAAHGLAEGTRVVYEKPYGTSPQSFEELDRLVLSVFEEQQVFRIDHFLGKEATQQLHVIRFANRMIEQLWSNEHVAQVQIDVPEVLGVDDRATFYDETGATLDMLVTHLLQVAAEVALDPPADWTSDALATAREAVLAKVRPIDPDEVVLGQAVGYQDLEDVRDGSSTDTFVAARVWVDTERWSGVPFVLRTGKKLAESHQHVTLVFKRPLNSPQKDDAAAPETLTFTLSGNGSLFAGVTARRPGVSDDLVPGNLYLDLADLPNAEPLPPYAALLRDVLIGDRALFTTSDGLRDAWRVAAPMLDCRPQLHPYEPGTWGPAEAEAIAAPYGWLTEHPRA; translated from the coding sequence ATGAACAACGCGCTGGGCGCCACCACGAGCGCCGGCCCCACCGTCTTCGTCGTGTACGGCGCCAGCGGCGACCTCGCCAAGCGCCTGGTCATGCCCGGTTTCGCCGCGCTCGCCGCGGCCGGTCTGCTGCCCGACCAGTGGGTCCTCATCGGTTCCGGCCGCCGCGCCACCCCGGTCGAGCAGTACCGCGAGCACGTCCGCGACGGTCTGCAGGAGTTCGCCCGCGGCAAGAATGGCGTGACCGACGAGGTCATCGAGTCGATCCTGCCGGGGCTGCGCTTCGCCGGCGGCGGTTTCACGGCCGAGGACCCCGGCGAGCTGCTGGACGCCATCGCCGCGGCCAAGGACGAGATCGGCTCCGACGCCCAGGTCGTGCACTACCTCGCGCTGCCGCCGACGACGTTCGTGGACTACACCCGGGCCATCGCCGCCCACGGGCTGGCCGAGGGCACCCGCGTCGTCTACGAGAAGCCCTACGGGACGTCCCCGCAGTCCTTCGAGGAGCTCGACCGGCTCGTCCTGTCGGTCTTCGAGGAGCAGCAGGTCTTCCGCATCGACCACTTCCTGGGCAAGGAGGCCACCCAGCAGCTGCACGTCATCCGGTTCGCCAACCGCATGATCGAGCAGCTGTGGTCCAACGAGCACGTCGCCCAGGTCCAGATCGACGTCCCCGAGGTGCTCGGCGTCGACGACCGCGCCACGTTCTACGACGAGACCGGCGCCACCCTCGACATGCTCGTCACCCACCTGCTGCAGGTGGCCGCCGAGGTGGCGCTCGACCCGCCGGCGGACTGGACCTCCGACGCGCTGGCGACGGCCCGCGAGGCCGTCCTGGCCAAGGTCCGCCCCATCGACCCCGACGAGGTCGTCCTCGGCCAGGCCGTGGGGTACCAGGACCTGGAGGACGTGCGCGACGGGTCCAGCACGGACACCTTCGTCGCGGCCCGGGTGTGGGTCGACACCGAGCGCTGGAGCGGCGTCCCGTTCGTCCTGCGGACCGGCAAGAAGCTCGCCGAGTCCCACCAGCACGTCACCCTCGTGTTCAAGCGGCCGCTGAACTCCCCGCAGAAGGACGACGCCGCCGCCCCCGAGACGCTGACGTTCACGTTGTCCGGCAACGGGTCCCTGTTCGCCGGGGTCACCGCCCGCCGCCCCGGCGTCTCCGACGACCTGGTGCCGGGGAACCTGTACCTGGACCTGGCCGACCTGCCCAACGCCGAGCCGCTGCCGCCGTACGCGGCGCTGCTGCGCGACGTCCTCATCGGCGACCGCGCCCTGTTCACCACCTCCGACGGGCTCCGGGACGCCTGGCGCGTCGCGGCCCCGATGCTGGACTGCCGTCCCCAGCTGCACCCCTACGAGCCGGGGACGTGGGGCCCGGCCGAGGCCGAGGCGATCGCCGCCCCGTACGGCTGGCTCACCGAGCACCCCCGCGCCTGA
- a CDS encoding CAP domain-containing protein, giving the protein MDTTARTAPRTPLRRRVLGAAALVAAAAGAVVGAGAAQADGPALTGDGGQAQHAYELVNAARVQNGLPALGLSDDANRVATDWAFRMAGDAELKHNPDLSRQLSGWSLVAENVGVGADADQLQGAFMASPGHRANILRPEVSVAGFGAVRSEDGRLWVVQVFEQPNGPVAGFHPAPAPAPVPAPLAQAPAQALPVPAAPAAPASAPAPALDRVTRSLS; this is encoded by the coding sequence GTGGACACCACGGCCCGCACCGCCCCCCGCACCCCCCTGCGCCGTCGCGTCCTGGGCGCCGCCGCGCTCGTCGCCGCCGCCGCGGGCGCCGTCGTCGGAGCCGGTGCGGCGCAGGCGGACGGCCCGGCCCTCACCGGTGACGGCGGCCAGGCCCAGCACGCGTACGAACTCGTCAACGCCGCCCGCGTCCAGAACGGCCTGCCCGCCCTGGGGCTGTCCGACGACGCCAACCGGGTCGCCACCGACTGGGCGTTCCGGATGGCCGGCGACGCCGAGCTCAAGCACAACCCCGACCTGTCCCGCCAGCTGTCCGGGTGGTCGCTGGTGGCCGAGAACGTCGGCGTCGGCGCCGACGCCGACCAGTTGCAGGGCGCGTTCATGGCCTCCCCGGGCCACCGGGCGAACATCCTGCGCCCGGAGGTCAGCGTCGCCGGTTTCGGTGCGGTCCGCTCCGAGGACGGTCGCCTGTGGGTCGTGCAGGTCTTCGAGCAGCCCAACGGCCCCGTCGCCGGTTTCCACCCGGCCCCGGCTCCCGCTCCGGTTCCGGCGCCACTGGCGCAGGCGCCCGCGCAGGCCCTGCCCGTTCCCGCGGCCCCCGCCGCGCCGGCCTCGGCCCCCGCGCCCGCCCTGGACCGCGTCACCCGCTCGCTGTCCTGA
- a CDS encoding EamA family transporter, translating to MGPLLLVIGSCTSLQFGAALAVHLFALGGSTGTTLLRLGLAALLLLLVFRPRVRRWTGPQWRAAVLLGLSLGAMNGCFYAALSRIDLGTAVTVEFLGPLTLAAVTSRRVRDLLWVALALVGVAVLGLAGEGGGGSLDVLGVVFALLAGACWAAYIVAGARLGRVTEGHGGLAVATAVGALVLVPFGAAGALHAVSAPHGLLLALGTAVLASVVPYSLELAALRRLPQRTFGVLLSLEPVIASLAGWALLGQGMTVLGGAGVVLVVAASAGATWTAAQVRARDGAPAGARTDGDDVPRVHLPTSAG from the coding sequence GTGGGTCCGCTCCTCCTCGTCATCGGCTCGTGCACGTCGCTGCAGTTCGGCGCCGCCCTCGCCGTCCACCTCTTCGCCCTCGGCGGCAGCACGGGCACGACCCTGCTGCGGCTGGGGCTGGCCGCGCTGCTGCTCCTGCTGGTGTTCCGCCCGCGCGTGCGGCGATGGACCGGCCCGCAGTGGCGCGCGGCCGTGCTGCTGGGGCTGAGCCTGGGCGCGATGAACGGCTGCTTCTACGCCGCGCTGTCCCGCATCGACCTCGGCACCGCCGTCACCGTGGAGTTCCTGGGCCCCCTGACGCTGGCGGCCGTCACCAGCCGCCGGGTCCGGGACCTGCTGTGGGTGGCGCTCGCGCTCGTCGGCGTCGCCGTGCTGGGGCTGGCCGGGGAGGGCGGCGGTGGTTCCCTCGACGTGCTGGGCGTCGTGTTCGCGCTCCTGGCGGGGGCCTGCTGGGCGGCGTACATCGTGGCCGGGGCCCGGCTGGGCCGGGTGACGGAGGGCCACGGGGGGCTGGCGGTCGCGACCGCGGTCGGGGCGCTGGTGCTCGTGCCGTTCGGCGCCGCCGGTGCGCTGCACGCGGTCAGCGCCCCGCACGGGCTGCTGCTGGCGCTGGGGACGGCCGTGCTCGCCTCGGTGGTGCCCTACTCCCTCGAACTGGCGGCGCTGCGCCGGTTGCCGCAGCGGACGTTCGGGGTCCTGCTCAGCCTCGAACCCGTCATCGCCTCCCTCGCCGGGTGGGCGCTGCTGGGGCAGGGCATGACGGTGCTCGGCGGTGCGGGCGTGGTGCTCGTGGTCGCGGCCAGCGCCGGCGCGACGTGGACCGCGGCCCAGGTGCGCGCGCGGGACGGTGCGCCGGCGGGGGCGCGGACCGACGGGGACGACGTGCCGCGGGTGCACCTGCCGACGTCGGCGGGCTGA
- a CDS encoding LysR substrate-binding domain-containing protein — MLDVHRLRLLRELHRRGTLAAVAAAMSYSPSAVSQQLSQLEAEAGVPLLEKRGRGVVLTPAARLLVAHADAVLSQLERAEADLAALSREVSGVLRVASFQTVLFALVPGALTLLAARHPALRVVIDHREAEPAFSALAARDVDLVLGEEYPGLPHPRAADVDEEDLVHDALRLAVPATGPWSGVSRLEDLAGAPWVLEPVDTDPGRWVLARCRQAGFEPDVRVQTPDALLHVHLVETGHAVALLPDLSHAGRRPALRFADLPGHPARRLFTGVRRGAAGRPAVRAFRDALREVAREVAAGA, encoded by the coding sequence GTGCTGGACGTCCACCGGCTGCGCCTGCTGCGCGAGCTGCACCGGCGGGGCACGCTGGCGGCCGTCGCGGCGGCCATGAGCTACAGCCCCTCAGCGGTCTCGCAGCAGCTGTCCCAGCTCGAGGCCGAGGCCGGGGTGCCGCTGCTGGAGAAGCGGGGCCGCGGGGTCGTGCTGACCCCCGCGGCCCGGCTCCTCGTCGCGCACGCCGACGCCGTGCTGTCCCAGCTCGAACGGGCCGAGGCGGACCTGGCGGCGCTGTCCCGGGAGGTGTCGGGGGTGCTGCGCGTGGCGAGCTTCCAGACGGTCCTGTTCGCGCTCGTCCCCGGTGCGCTGACGCTCCTGGCGGCCCGGCACCCGGCGCTGCGCGTCGTCATCGACCACCGGGAGGCCGAGCCGGCGTTCTCCGCGCTCGCGGCCCGCGACGTCGACCTGGTGCTGGGCGAGGAGTACCCGGGGCTGCCGCACCCGCGCGCGGCCGACGTCGACGAGGAGGACCTCGTGCACGACGCGCTGCGCCTGGCGGTCCCGGCGACGGGCCCGTGGTCGGGGGTGTCGCGGCTGGAGGACCTCGCCGGGGCGCCGTGGGTCCTCGAACCCGTGGACACCGACCCGGGCCGCTGGGTGCTGGCCCGCTGCCGGCAGGCCGGTTTCGAACCCGACGTGCGGGTGCAGACGCCCGACGCGCTGCTGCACGTGCACCTGGTGGAGACCGGGCACGCGGTGGCGCTGCTGCCGGACCTGTCCCACGCGGGGCGGCGCCCCGCCCTGCGCTTCGCCGACCTGCCCGGGCACCCGGCGCGGCGGCTGTTCACGGGGGTGCGGCGCGGGGCGGCGGGGCGGCCCGCGGTGCGGGCGTTCCGCGACGCGCTGCGGGAGGT